In Bubalus bubalis isolate 160015118507 breed Murrah chromosome 3, NDDB_SH_1, whole genome shotgun sequence, a genomic segment contains:
- the LOC102396153 gene encoding schlafen family member 11 produces the protein MEKHYSRLTVDSSYPDLVINVGKVTLGESNRKKLQKVQREKEKVKVIQAACALLNSGGGVIQLEMANNDDNLVEMGLDLEDALRTLILFSNLQAFFMTKQQGSCYYIFVKSWSSDTLLENISVKPRICSQSSSLYCRSGTSVYLMDSRKAFHFLKTKKTNAKSSGKEPVGEIFKVIHPDLHDVDPTYCVFQKDHFERGEVMPFPESQLIEFKQFATKHIEQYTKDTILEYIPAFANTDGGYLVIGVDDKSREVLGCAKENVDRASLKKKIEETIQKLSCVHFCQSQCQIDFTVKILDVLAKGELYGYACVIGVKRFCGAVFSGVPSSWMVKGKDVCSLTTKEWLSMMMDTDPDLTQVCKDFESQLSLSNSPPQSRPVYSKKGLEHKKDLQQLLFPVTPGCLKYTPESLQKELFSQNEGLEELINRQIDPSSQGILILSTSWAVDLNLEEKQGVICDALLIAQNRPPILYTILRGQDAEGQSYCTHTAFTLKQKLVNMGGYTEYLCITTEVLHLSPEGSAQSSAGSGSVIDYPSSYHLADTQQMEALLQSLVIVLLGFQSLLSDKLGCEVLNLLTAKQYKIFSKNLRKSKELFIHGLPGSGKTIMAIKIMEKIRNTFHCETQEILYICENKPLKNFIRGKNICQAVTRKSFMKYNFEYIQHIIIDEAQNFRTEDGDWYIKAKTITQRDVDCPRILWIFLDYFQTSHMECIGLPPLSAQYPREELTRVVRNAGQIAGYLQDVLEKVRKNPPCNIPPEPLKMCLKAEWAQDVQGTLNIKKNLTLNAIVMHVADTCKLLFERGYSPKDVAVLVSTAKDVEKYQQKLLQAMRKKRIMCLTNESDVEGDHMVLDSVRRFSGLERSIVFGIHPSTVEPAILHNVLVCLASRANQQLHILWQRKDKEVFQTKMG, from the exons ATGGAGAAACATTATTCACGTTTGACGGTAGATTCATCTTACCCAGACTTGGTCATCAATGTAGGAAAAGTAACTCTTGGTGAAAGTAACAGAAAAAAGCTGCAGAaagttcagagagagaaagagaaggtgaAAGTGATCCAGGCTGCATGTGCTTTATTAAATTCAGGAGGAGGAGTGATTCAACTGGAAATGGCAAACAACGATGACAATCTTGTGGAGATGGGACTGGATTTAGAAGACGCTTTGAGAACACTTATTCTGTTTTCAAATCTGCAAGCTTTCTTCATGACAAAGCAACAAGGGAGTTGTTACTACATTTTTGTGAAGTCTTGGAGCAGCGACACTTTGCTTGAAAACATTTCTGTTAAGCCCCGCATTTGTAGCCAGAGTTCTTCGTTATACTGTAGATCCGGCACTTCTGTGTATCTCATGGATTCAAGAAAGGCATTCCATTTCCtgaaaaccaagaaaacaaatgcaaaaagctCAGGGAAAGAACCTGTTGGTGAAATTTTCAAGGTTATACATCCAGACCTCCATGACGTGGATCCTACTTACTGTGTTTTTCAAAAAGACCATTTTGAACGTGGTGAAGTCATGCCTTTTCCCGAGTCTCAATTAATAGAGTTTAAGCAGTTCGCTACAAAACACATTGAACAATATACGAAAGACACGATTCTAGAGTATATCCCTGCATTTGCAAACACTGACGGAGGCTATCTTGTTATTGGTGTGGATGATAAAAGTAGGGAAGTTCTGGGATGTGCTAAAGAAAATGTTGACCGTGcctctttgaaaaagaaaatagaagaaacaatacaaaaattATCTTGTGTCCATTTTTGCCAATCTCAATGCCAGATAGATTTCACAGTCAAAATCTTGGATGTGTTAGCCAAGGGAGAGCTATATGGCTATGCTTGTGTAATTGGAGTGAAGCGATTCTGTGGTGCAGTGTTCTCGGGCGTTCCCAGTTCCTGGATGGTGAAGGGTAAGGATGTTTGCAGCCTGACAACTAAGGAATGGCTAAGCATGATGATGGATACAGATCCAG aTCTTACACAGGTGTGCAAAGACTTTGAATCTCAGCTGAGTCTGTCTAACAGCCCTCCTCAGAGCAGACCAGTGTACTCCAAGAAAGGTCTGGAACATAAGAAGGATCTCCAACAACTCTTATTTCCAG TGACACCAGGATGTCTGAAATATACCCCTGAATCTCTCCAGAAGGAACTGTTCTCGCAGAATGAAGGTTTGGAGGAATTAATAAATAGGCAAATAGACCCATCCTCCCAGGGAATTTTAATCCTTTCTACAAGCTGGGCTGTGGACCTGAACTTGGAAGAGAAGCAAGGAGTCATCTGTGATGCTCTGCTGATAGCGCAGAACAGGCCGCCCATCCTCTACACCATCCTCAGGGGGCAAGACGCAGAGGGGCAGTCCTATTGCACTCACACCGCCTTCACTCTGAAGCAGAAGCTGGTGAATATGGGAGGCTACACTGAATATCTGTGTATCACGACCGAGGTCCTCCACCTGAGTCCCGAGGGCAGTGCACAGTCCTCGGCGGGTTCAGGCTCTGTGATTGATTACCCCAGTTCCTATCACCTTGCAGACACTCAGCAAATGGAAGCTTTGCTGCAGTCCCTTGTGATCGTCTTGCTTGGCTTCCAGTCTCTCTTGAGCGACAAGCTCGGCTGTGAGGTTTTAAATCTGCTCACAGCCAAGCAGTATAAGATCTTCTCAAAAAACCTCCGCAAGAGCAAAGAGTTGTTTATCCATGGCTTACCTGGCTCAGGGAAGACGATCATGGCCATAAAGATCATGGAGAAGATCAGGAACACTTTTCACTGTGAGACACAGGAAATTCTCTACATTTGTGAGAACAAGCCTTTGAAGAATTTTATCAG gGGCAAAAATATCTGCCAGGCAGTGACCCGGAAGAGCTTCATGAAATATAACTTTGAATACATTCAACATATCATCATCGATGAAGCTCAGAATTTCCGCACTGAAGATGGGGACTGGTATATAAAGGCGAAAACCATCACTCAGAGAGATGTGGATTGCCCAAGAATTCTCTGGATCTTTCTGGACTACTTTCAGACCAGCCACATGGAGTGCATCGGCCTCCCTCCTCTCTCAGCCCAGTATCCAAGGGAAGAGCTCACCAGAGTGGTACGCAATGCAGGTCAAATAGCTGGATATCTACAAGATGTATTGGAGAAGGTCAGGAAAAATCCTCCATGTAACATCCCCCCTGAACCCCTGAAGATGTGCCTTAAAGCTGAATGGGCTCAGGATGTTCAGGGAACCTTAAATATTAAGAAGAACTTAACTCTGAATGCAATAGTGATGCACGTGGCAGACACCTGCAAGCTTCTCTTTGAAAGGGGCTATTCTCCCAAGGATGTTGCTGTGCTTGTCAGCACCgcaaaagatgtggagaaatacCAGCAGAAGCTCTTGCAAGCAATGAGGAAGAAAAGGATAATGTGTCTCACCAACGAGAGTGACGTGGAGGGTGATCACATGGTGTTGGACAGTGTCCGAAGATTCTCAGGTCTGGAAAGGAGCATTGTGTTTGGGATCCATCCAAGCACGGTGGAGCCGGCTATCTTACACAACGTTCTTGTCTGTCTGGCATCCAGAGCGAATCAACAGCTACATATTCTGTGGCAGCGTAAGGATAAAGAAGTATTCCAAACCAAAATGGGATGA